In Sulfuracidifex metallicus DSM 6482 = JCM 9184, a single window of DNA contains:
- a CDS encoding sulfocyanin yields MAKFSTLEVTVVVIAIILVAVAGYYIAVRSSPIDIGSHSTTVTGIPITVSETSTSTSSSTTSTSTTTTSTTTSTSIPSGAVMLPFDSSNKTVFLNLVALSTGNPYNFNGTSNGQLHIYIPAGWTVIATFTNQEGQIHNLLIVQNTTAIPGDDVGQDGTIKLYVGATSSTYLYDGISGGASASGSVALSPGIYWFCCGFEGHAAAGMWGVIVVSSSVTTPYYTIS; encoded by the coding sequence ATGGCAAAGTTTAGTACTCTGGAAGTAACTGTAGTTGTAATAGCAATAATTTTAGTAGCAGTAGCAGGATATTACATAGCAGTAAGAAGCTCACCTATAGACATAGGATCACATAGTACCACAGTAACAGGAATACCCATAACAGTAAGTGAAACGTCTACAAGTACAAGCTCAAGTACGACATCTACAAGCACGACAACAACGTCTACAACAACGTCTACTTCAATACCTTCAGGAGCTGTAATGTTGCCTTTCGACTCTTCAAATAAGACAGTATTCCTGAATTTGGTAGCATTAAGTACAGGGAATCCATACAACTTTAATGGGACTAGCAATGGACAACTTCACATATACATACCTGCAGGATGGACCGTAATAGCTACGTTCACTAATCAAGAAGGGCAAATACATAACTTGTTGATAGTCCAGAACACTACTGCTATACCAGGAGACGATGTAGGACAGGATGGAACAATAAAGCTATACGTGGGTGCTACATCTTCGACGTATTTGTATGACGGAATAAGCGGAGGGGCTAGTGCAAGCGGTTCAGTAGCGCTATCTCCAGGGATCTATTGGTTCTGCTGCGGATTTGAAGGTCACGCTGCCGCTGGAATGTGGGGGGTTATAGTAGTATCTTCCTCAGTAACTACTCCATATTATACTATATCATAA